A genomic stretch from Nocardia wallacei includes:
- a CDS encoding ABC transporter substrate-binding protein encodes MKYRKHIAVVLLAVCTLLLATGCRDSRRIPMANGRPQLTIMVGGLEKVIYLPAMLTERLGNFARNDIDVKLMGEQSGASAETALLTGDVQAVVGFYDHTVDLQAKEQCLRTVVQFSDVPGEVQLVSKAQAAEIRSPADFRGKKLGVTSLGSSTDFLTQALAGQAGLTTSDYDRVKVGAGQTFIAGMNHGGIDAGMTTDPTVAQMVKSGDARILLDMRTESGTRAALGGLYPASSLYMKCDTVRSHPDIVQKLATAFVQTLQWIETHTPEDIAAEMPSQYAAGGQDLYIQSIRDSIGMFNGDGLMKPEGAQNVLNILSRYSRNVAPKRDSIVLEDTYTNEFVEKALQGNQ; translated from the coding sequence ATGAAGTATCGCAAGCATATTGCCGTCGTGCTGCTGGCGGTCTGCACCCTGCTGCTCGCGACGGGCTGCCGGGACTCCCGCCGGATCCCGATGGCGAACGGCCGCCCGCAGCTCACCATCATGGTCGGCGGCCTGGAGAAGGTGATCTACCTGCCCGCCATGCTCACCGAACGGCTGGGCAACTTCGCGCGCAACGACATCGACGTGAAGCTGATGGGCGAACAGTCCGGCGCCAGCGCGGAGACGGCGCTGCTCACCGGCGATGTGCAGGCGGTGGTGGGTTTCTATGATCACACCGTCGACCTGCAGGCCAAGGAGCAGTGCCTGCGCACCGTCGTCCAGTTCTCCGATGTGCCGGGCGAGGTGCAGCTGGTGTCGAAGGCGCAGGCGGCGGAGATCCGTTCACCGGCCGACTTCCGCGGCAAGAAGCTGGGCGTAACGTCGCTGGGCTCGTCCACCGATTTCCTCACCCAGGCGCTGGCCGGTCAGGCGGGCCTGACCACCTCCGACTACGACCGGGTGAAAGTCGGTGCGGGACAGACGTTCATCGCCGGTATGAACCACGGCGGCATCGACGCCGGGATGACCACCGACCCCACCGTGGCGCAGATGGTGAAATCCGGTGATGCGCGAATCCTCCTGGACATGCGCACCGAGTCCGGCACCCGCGCCGCCCTCGGCGGCCTCTACCCCGCCTCGTCGCTGTACATGAAATGCGACACGGTGCGGTCGCATCCGGACATCGTCCAGAAGCTCGCGACCGCCTTCGTCCAGACCCTCCAGTGGATCGAGACCCACACCCCGGAGGACATCGCGGCCGAGATGCCTTCGCAGTACGCGGCAGGCGGCCAGGACCTCTACATCCAATCCATCCGCGACTCGATCGGCATGTTCAACGGCGACGGCCTGATGAAACCCGAAGGGGCACAGAATGTCCTGAACATCCTGAGCCGGTACTCGCGCAATGTCGCCCCGAAACGCGACAGCATCGTCCTCGAGGACACCTACACCAACGAGTTCGTCGAGAAGGCACTACAGGGCAACCAGTAG
- a CDS encoding sensor histidine kinase, whose product MRLRTQIVLLQVVLVALTLGIAFGVFAYVGQQRLSDEYGQRALAVARTVAIDPEVRAETSRYSSATSADARTLREEVAVGPLARIAEEIRRRTGALYVVITDDAGIRLAHPDPARLGEMVSTDPSAALAGREVVIQERGTLGESVRAKVPVLRPDGEGVVGEVSVGISTTAVREQLWVDLGRAGLLAAAALVAGVIGSILLARRWHGLTLGLEPPELAELVREQAAVLHGIGEGVVAVDTNWRVTVVNDEARRLLGIDGASGRAVDDIGLSPRVLWVFRAADGRPVPAAVGDRLVVVTARAVSRDGRELGAVLSVRDRTDVESLTRQLDAVRAMSTVLRAQRHEFANRLHLLSGLLHGGRPEEAAQYLDELLGSGPLGAALPGMDAVHDHYLRAFLAAKAAHARESGVDLRLGPNTWVGTDLVVPVDVTTVLGNLLDNAIEAARTGGPAPEGGSDTGSADGGPVRQVEVELVQEAATLHITVTDSGTGVAPGLAESVFAEGVSTRPDNGAPGGRGMGLALSRQVARALGGDVVLSSPGGPGTPLGGAEFIARLPGVLVEGETAWAQPI is encoded by the coding sequence ATGCGGTTGCGGACGCAGATCGTGTTGCTGCAGGTTGTGCTGGTTGCGCTGACGCTGGGTATCGCGTTCGGCGTGTTCGCTTATGTAGGGCAGCAGCGGTTGTCCGACGAGTACGGGCAGCGGGCTCTGGCCGTTGCGCGGACGGTCGCGATCGATCCCGAGGTGCGGGCGGAGACTTCTCGTTACTCCTCGGCTACCTCGGCTGATGCACGGACGCTTCGGGAGGAAGTCGCCGTAGGGCCGCTCGCGCGGATCGCGGAGGAGATTCGGCGGCGGACGGGGGCGTTGTACGTCGTGATCACCGATGACGCGGGGATTCGGCTGGCGCATCCGGATCCGGCGCGGCTGGGGGAGATGGTGAGCACCGATCCGTCGGCGGCGCTGGCGGGGCGCGAGGTGGTGATTCAGGAGCGGGGCACGCTGGGGGAGTCGGTACGGGCGAAGGTTCCGGTGCTGCGGCCCGACGGGGAGGGCGTGGTCGGTGAGGTCAGTGTGGGTATCTCCACGACCGCCGTGCGGGAGCAGCTGTGGGTCGATCTCGGTCGGGCCGGGCTGCTCGCGGCGGCCGCGCTGGTCGCCGGCGTGATCGGGTCGATCCTGCTGGCGCGGCGCTGGCACGGGCTGACCCTGGGGCTCGAGCCGCCGGAATTGGCGGAGTTGGTGCGCGAACAGGCCGCCGTGCTGCACGGGATCGGCGAAGGCGTGGTAGCCGTGGACACGAACTGGCGTGTGACAGTGGTGAACGACGAGGCGCGTCGGTTGCTCGGCATCGACGGCGCGAGCGGGCGGGCCGTGGACGACATCGGTCTGTCGCCGCGGGTGCTGTGGGTGTTCCGCGCGGCCGACGGCCGGCCGGTTCCGGCGGCGGTCGGCGATCGGCTGGTGGTCGTCACCGCACGGGCCGTCAGCCGCGACGGGCGGGAGCTGGGCGCGGTGCTCAGTGTGCGCGACCGCACCGATGTCGAGTCGCTGACCAGGCAATTGGATGCGGTGCGGGCCATGAGCACCGTGCTGCGCGCCCAGCGCCACGAATTCGCCAACCGCCTGCACCTGCTCAGCGGCCTGCTCCACGGCGGCCGCCCCGAGGAGGCCGCCCAGTACCTCGACGAACTGCTCGGCTCCGGCCCGCTGGGCGCCGCGCTCCCCGGCATGGACGCCGTGCACGACCACTACTTGCGAGCCTTCCTGGCCGCCAAGGCCGCCCACGCCCGCGAGAGCGGAGTCGACCTGCGACTCGGGCCGAACACCTGGGTGGGCACCGATCTCGTTGTCCCCGTGGATGTTACGACGGTCCTCGGGAACCTGCTCGACAATGCCATCGAAGCGGCTCGAACCGGCGGCCCCGCACCGGAGGGCGGATCCGATACCGGCTCGGCCGACGGCGGGCCGGTGCGGCAGGTGGAGGTGGAATTGGTCCAGGAGGCGGCGACGCTGCACATCACGGTGACCGACAGCGGAACCGGCGTGGCGCCCGGGCTGGCGGAATCGGTTTTCGCGGAAGGGGTTTCCACGCGGCCGGACAATGGCGCGCCGGGCGGTCGCGGGATGGGGCTGGCGTTGTCGCGGCAGGTCGCGCGGGCGCTGGGCGGGGATGTGGTGTTGTCGAGTCCGGGTGGGCCCGGGACGCCGCTGGGCGGGGCGGAGTTCATCGCCCGCTTGCCCGGGGTGCTGGTGGAGGGAGAAACCGCATGGGCACAACCGATCTGA
- a CDS encoding VOC family protein, producing MSIQFNHTIVGCRDNRKSAEFWADILGLTVGAQWGPFVPVVVANGVTFDFAAVPPHVTEIQPQHYAFLVSEPEFDAGLAKIQERGLTYWADPRQQHEGEINHNDGGRGVYFQDLDGHFLEMLTVPYGGWPK from the coding sequence TTGTCCATTCAGTTCAATCACACCATCGTCGGATGCCGCGACAATCGGAAATCCGCCGAATTCTGGGCCGATATCCTGGGTCTCACCGTCGGTGCGCAGTGGGGTCCGTTCGTGCCGGTCGTCGTGGCCAACGGCGTGACCTTCGACTTCGCGGCCGTCCCGCCCCACGTCACGGAAATCCAGCCCCAGCACTACGCCTTCCTGGTCTCCGAGCCGGAATTCGACGCCGGACTCGCGAAAATCCAGGAACGCGGCCTGACCTACTGGGCCGATCCCCGCCAGCAACACGAGGGTGAGATCAACCATAACGACGGCGGTCGCGGGGTCTACTTCCAAGACCTCGACGGGCACTTCCTGGAAATGCTGACCGTGCCGTACGGAGGCTGGCCGAAGTAG
- a CDS encoding PhzF family phenazine biosynthesis protein, with amino-acid sequence MEVLLHQIDAFADAPFTGNPAAVMPLPAWLPDGLLQQLAEENNLAETAFYTSSLPPEAEPAPDGGPVFHLRWFTPAVEVDMCGHATMASAAQILEDMHPGADRVHFYTRSGWLTVDRTDDDELVLDLPAVASLDVVGDQQLIEALGVRPLRTLTGQDEVVVVASEREVRGARPNLSAFPKLARGVILTAPGDTADFVSRFFAPGVGIPEDPVTGSAHAQLTPIWSRHLGRTEFTARQLSRRGGRLRCALAANRVLLTGRCHRYMDGVVRLPD; translated from the coding sequence ATGGAGGTCCTGCTGCATCAGATCGATGCCTTCGCCGATGCGCCGTTCACGGGCAATCCGGCGGCGGTGATGCCGTTACCGGCGTGGTTGCCCGACGGGCTGCTGCAGCAGTTGGCCGAGGAGAACAATCTCGCCGAGACCGCCTTCTACACCTCCTCGCTGCCGCCCGAGGCCGAGCCGGCGCCCGACGGCGGTCCGGTCTTCCACCTGCGCTGGTTCACCCCGGCTGTCGAGGTCGACATGTGCGGGCACGCGACGATGGCGTCGGCCGCCCAGATCCTCGAGGACATGCACCCCGGCGCCGACCGCGTGCACTTCTACACCCGCAGCGGCTGGCTGACCGTCGACCGCACCGACGACGACGAGCTGGTACTGGATCTGCCCGCCGTCGCCTCGCTGGATGTGGTGGGCGATCAACAGTTGATCGAGGCCCTGGGCGTGCGCCCGCTGCGCACGCTCACCGGGCAGGACGAGGTGGTCGTCGTCGCGTCCGAGCGCGAGGTGCGCGGGGCCCGGCCGAATCTGTCGGCCTTCCCGAAACTGGCTCGCGGCGTGATCCTTACGGCGCCCGGCGACACCGCCGACTTCGTCTCCCGCTTCTTCGCGCCCGGTGTCGGCATCCCGGAGGACCCGGTGACCGGCTCCGCGCACGCCCAACTGACTCCCATCTGGAGTCGGCACCTCGGTCGCACCGAGTTCACCGCCCGCCAGCTCTCCCGCCGCGGTGGCCGCTTGCGCTGTGCCCTCGCGGCCAACCGGGTGCTGCTGACCGGCCGGTGCCATCGCTACATGGACGGCGTCGTGCGCCTGCCGGACTGA
- a CDS encoding HAD-IC family P-type ATPase: MSITEQAARAPGLSAAEVEQRVRDGQTNDVPDRASRSVADIVRANVLTRINAILGVLFILVLATGSLIDGMFGLLIVANSVVGIVQEVRAKQTLDKLAIVGQARPTVRRDGRADTVAPSDVVLDDLIELGPGDQIVVDGEVVESELLEIDESLLTGEADPIEKPVGAQVMSGSYVVSGAGSYRATKVGRDAYAAKLAAEASKFTLVNSELRNGIDTILKVITYLLIPAGLVTIYNQLFSSHESWRAALNGMVAALVPMVPEGLVLMTSIAFAVGVVRLGQRKCLVQELPAIEGLARVDVVCADKTGTLTENGMRLSELRVAGDVPEPELRAVLAAMAADDPRPNASVAAIAEALPDTPGWPTTGVAPFSSAKKWSGFSYGEHGNWLLGAPDVLLDSQSQVAVAAQEIGAQGLRVLLLATSDRPVDDPDAPGTVTAQALVVLEQKVRPDARATLDYFAGQDVSIKVISGDNAVSVGAVASSLGLIGGNDAVDARTLPEDRDELADVLDHRTTFGRVRPDQKRAMVGALQSRGHTVAMTGDGVNDVLALKDADIGVAMGAGSPATRAVAQIVLLDNKFATLPYVVGEGRRVIGNIERVSNLFLTKTVYSVLLAFLIGVAGIGSQLFHYEPVPYPFLPRHVTIAAWFTIGIPAFILSLAPNNERARTGFVPRVLRLAIPSGAVIGVMTFIAYLIAYQGPEQSDTQKVQAGTTALITLLIIAVWVLAIVARPWSWWKTVLIGGSVAGYLILFTIPFTRHFFKLDPSNAALTGTAVICGVIGIVLVEVAWWLSASLAGEKRHLMPDSPGTADSEPARAENG; the protein is encoded by the coding sequence ATGTCGATCACCGAGCAGGCGGCGCGCGCCCCGGGGTTGTCCGCGGCCGAGGTCGAGCAACGCGTCCGCGACGGGCAGACCAACGACGTGCCGGACCGGGCCAGCCGCTCGGTCGCCGACATCGTCCGGGCCAACGTCCTCACCCGGATCAATGCCATCCTGGGCGTGCTGTTCATCCTGGTGCTGGCCACCGGATCGCTCATCGACGGCATGTTCGGCCTGCTCATCGTCGCCAACAGCGTGGTCGGCATCGTCCAGGAGGTCCGCGCCAAGCAGACCTTGGACAAGCTGGCCATCGTCGGCCAGGCCCGGCCGACGGTGCGGCGCGACGGCCGGGCGGACACGGTGGCGCCCTCCGACGTCGTGCTCGACGATCTCATCGAACTCGGCCCCGGCGACCAGATCGTGGTCGACGGCGAGGTGGTCGAGTCCGAACTGCTCGAGATCGACGAGTCACTGCTCACCGGCGAGGCCGACCCGATCGAGAAACCGGTTGGCGCGCAGGTGATGTCGGGCAGCTATGTGGTGTCGGGCGCGGGCTCCTACCGCGCCACCAAGGTCGGCCGCGACGCCTACGCCGCCAAGCTCGCTGCCGAGGCCAGCAAGTTCACGCTGGTGAACTCGGAGCTGCGCAACGGCATCGACACCATCCTGAAGGTGATCACCTACCTGCTGATCCCCGCGGGCCTGGTCACCATCTACAACCAGCTGTTCTCCAGCCACGAGTCCTGGCGCGCGGCGCTCAACGGCATGGTGGCGGCGCTGGTGCCGATGGTCCCCGAGGGCCTGGTGCTGATGACCTCGATCGCGTTCGCCGTCGGCGTGGTGCGGCTGGGCCAGCGCAAATGCCTGGTGCAGGAGCTACCCGCGATCGAGGGACTGGCGCGCGTGGACGTGGTGTGCGCCGACAAGACCGGCACCCTCACCGAGAACGGCATGCGCCTGTCGGAACTGCGCGTCGCGGGCGACGTGCCGGAGCCGGAACTGCGCGCGGTGCTGGCGGCCATGGCCGCCGACGATCCGCGGCCGAACGCCAGCGTCGCGGCCATCGCCGAGGCGCTCCCGGACACCCCCGGCTGGCCGACGACCGGTGTCGCCCCGTTCTCCTCGGCCAAGAAATGGAGCGGCTTCTCCTACGGCGAGCACGGCAACTGGCTGCTCGGTGCGCCCGACGTGCTGCTGGACTCGCAGTCGCAGGTCGCGGTGGCCGCCCAGGAGATCGGCGCGCAGGGACTGCGGGTGCTGCTGCTGGCCACCAGCGACCGCCCCGTCGACGATCCCGACGCGCCCGGCACGGTGACGGCGCAGGCGCTGGTGGTGCTGGAGCAGAAGGTCCGCCCGGACGCCCGCGCGACCCTGGATTACTTTGCCGGCCAGGATGTCTCGATCAAGGTGATCTCCGGCGACAATGCGGTGTCGGTCGGCGCGGTGGCCTCGTCGCTGGGCCTGATCGGCGGGAACGACGCCGTCGATGCCCGCACGCTGCCCGAGGATCGCGACGAACTCGCCGACGTGCTCGACCACCGGACCACCTTCGGGCGCGTCCGGCCGGATCAGAAGCGCGCCATGGTCGGTGCGCTGCAGTCGCGCGGGCACACCGTGGCCATGACCGGCGATGGCGTCAACGACGTACTCGCGCTCAAGGACGCCGACATCGGGGTGGCGATGGGCGCGGGCAGCCCGGCCACCCGCGCGGTGGCGCAGATCGTGTTGCTGGACAACAAGTTCGCGACGCTGCCGTACGTGGTCGGCGAGGGCCGCCGGGTGATCGGCAACATCGAGCGGGTCTCGAATCTGTTCCTCACCAAGACGGTGTACTCGGTGCTGCTGGCCTTCCTGATCGGCGTCGCCGGCATCGGGTCGCAGCTGTTCCACTACGAGCCGGTGCCGTATCCGTTCCTGCCCCGGCACGTGACGATCGCCGCCTGGTTCACCATCGGCATTCCGGCGTTCATCCTGTCGCTGGCGCCCAACAACGAAAGGGCGCGAACGGGTTTCGTGCCCCGCGTGCTGCGGCTGGCGATACCGTCCGGCGCGGTGATCGGCGTGATGACCTTCATCGCCTACCTCATCGCGTACCAGGGCCCGGAGCAGAGCGATACGCAGAAGGTGCAGGCGGGCACGACCGCGCTGATCACGCTGCTGATCATCGCGGTGTGGGTGCTGGCGATCGTGGCGCGGCCGTGGTCGTGGTGGAAGACGGTGCTGATCGGGGGCTCGGTCGCGGGCTATCTGATCCTGTTCACCATCCCGTTCACCAGGCACTTCTTCAAACTCGACCCGTCCAACGCGGCGCTGACCGGTACCGCGGTGATCTGCGGGGTGATCGGCATCGTGCTGGTCGAGGTGGCCTGGTGGCTGAGCGCCTCGCTGGCGGGGGAGAAGCGGCACCTGATGCCCGACTCGCCGGGAACGGCCGACTCGGAGCCCGCGAGGGCCGAAAACGGCTGA
- a CDS encoding helix-turn-helix domain-containing protein translates to MDLVALGERIQRLRHDRGLTLQALAELSAVSVSMLSAVERGDKAPTVVVLDRVAAGLGIRLSALVSEPDGERMIVRRAAEQDVVTESGWQRTILTPVVPGVNFEWIRSTLPPGSVPGEYPSYAPGSHEFIYVESGAVTLTVDGDRVVELAAGDSIYLAADSTLHYANHADEPCTYYVAALIMRPRSPR, encoded by the coding sequence GTGGATCTGGTGGCGCTCGGCGAGCGCATACAACGCCTCCGGCACGACCGCGGGCTCACCCTGCAGGCCCTGGCCGAGCTGTCGGCGGTGAGCGTGAGCATGCTCTCGGCCGTCGAGCGCGGCGACAAGGCGCCGACGGTGGTCGTGCTCGACCGCGTCGCGGCGGGCCTCGGAATCCGGTTGTCCGCCTTGGTCTCCGAGCCCGACGGCGAGCGGATGATCGTGCGCCGCGCCGCCGAACAGGATGTCGTGACCGAATCCGGCTGGCAGCGAACCATTCTCACGCCGGTGGTGCCCGGAGTGAACTTCGAGTGGATCCGCTCGACCCTCCCGCCGGGCAGCGTTCCCGGCGAATACCCTTCCTACGCACCGGGTTCCCACGAGTTCATCTACGTCGAGTCCGGCGCCGTCACCCTGACCGTCGACGGCGACCGCGTGGTGGAGCTGGCCGCGGGGGACTCGATCTACCTCGCCGCCGACAGCACCCTGCACTACGCCAACCACGCCGACGAGCCGTGCACGTACTATGTCGCCGCGCTCATCATGCGCCCGCGCAGTCCGCGATAG
- the rarD gene encoding EamA family transporter RarD — translation MTAELGGEARRGRTADWGVAVGAGAYLSWGAFPAFFGLLEFASPVEILAQRILWTLVVVTAVLLAAGRIREMAAIDARTWRLAVVAGAAIALNWGVYVYGVTSGHVVECALGYFINPLVTVLFGVVLFRERLALPQWVALVLGATAVVVLTVDYGKPPVIALILACSFATYGLVKKVIRLDPLRSVAAEGVVSAPFALAAAIAFAVTGNASFGDGAGHTALMMATGPVTLIPLLLFAFAAGRVPLSTMGILQYLTPALQMAWGVLVGHEAMPASRWAGFGLIWLALAIFTAHAVLRSRRSSETATITG, via the coding sequence GTGACAGCCGAATTGGGGGGTGAGGCCCGGCGGGGGCGGACGGCCGATTGGGGTGTGGCGGTCGGAGCGGGAGCGTATCTGTCGTGGGGTGCGTTCCCGGCGTTCTTCGGGCTGCTCGAATTCGCGAGTCCCGTCGAGATTCTGGCGCAGCGGATCCTGTGGACTCTGGTCGTGGTGACGGCCGTGCTGCTGGCGGCCGGGCGCATTCGGGAGATGGCCGCGATCGATGCCCGCACCTGGCGGCTGGCCGTGGTCGCGGGCGCGGCGATCGCGCTCAACTGGGGTGTGTACGTGTACGGGGTCACCTCGGGCCATGTGGTCGAGTGCGCGCTCGGGTACTTCATCAATCCGCTGGTCACGGTGTTGTTCGGCGTGGTGCTGTTCCGAGAGCGGCTGGCCCTGCCGCAGTGGGTGGCGCTGGTGCTGGGCGCGACGGCGGTCGTGGTGCTCACCGTGGACTACGGCAAGCCGCCGGTGATCGCGTTGATCCTGGCCTGCTCGTTCGCGACCTACGGGCTGGTGAAGAAGGTGATCCGGCTCGATCCGCTGCGCAGCGTCGCCGCCGAGGGTGTGGTGTCGGCGCCGTTCGCACTGGCCGCGGCGATCGCGTTCGCGGTCACCGGCAATGCCTCCTTCGGTGACGGCGCGGGACACACGGCCCTGATGATGGCGACAGGGCCGGTGACGTTGATTCCGCTGCTGCTGTTCGCCTTCGCCGCGGGCCGGGTCCCGCTGTCGACCATGGGCATCCTCCAATACCTCACGCCCGCACTGCAGATGGCGTGGGGCGTGCTGGTCGGCCACGAGGCCATGCCCGCGTCCCGCTGGGCCGGCTTCGGACTGATCTGGCTGGCGCTGGCGATATTCACGGCGCACGCGGTGCTGCGGTCCCGCCGATCGAGCGAAACCGCCACGATCACAGGGTGA
- a CDS encoding ABC transporter ATP-binding protein, producing MPTPTPPCIEFRAATKRFPSSGGGIHTAVKNLHFAVAPGEFVAVVGPTGCGKSTTLSLVSGLEKTSAGRTLVRGKDVDGIPDGIGYMFQQDAVLPWRTVLDNVALGPRLQGATKREARHRAAEWVGKVGLAGFEKYYPHQLSGGMRKRVALAQTLVNEPEILLMDEPFSALDVQTRQLMQDELLRVWSGTGTDRGHSAAVVFVTHDLEEAIALADRVVVMTASPATVCGDFPVTLDRPRDVEEVRLTDEFRRLYTEIWGTLRDQVEAARARGAHRVA from the coding sequence ATGCCCACCCCCACACCCCCGTGTATCGAGTTCCGCGCCGCGACCAAACGCTTCCCCAGCTCCGGCGGCGGCATCCACACCGCGGTGAAGAACCTCCACTTCGCCGTCGCCCCAGGCGAATTCGTCGCGGTGGTCGGCCCTACCGGCTGCGGCAAATCGACCACGCTGTCGCTGGTGTCCGGGCTGGAGAAGACCTCCGCCGGACGAACCCTGGTGCGCGGCAAGGATGTCGACGGCATCCCCGACGGCATCGGCTACATGTTCCAGCAGGACGCCGTACTACCGTGGCGAACCGTCCTCGACAACGTGGCGCTGGGGCCCCGTCTGCAGGGTGCGACGAAACGCGAAGCCCGGCACCGCGCCGCGGAGTGGGTCGGCAAGGTGGGCCTGGCCGGATTCGAAAAGTACTATCCCCACCAGCTTTCCGGCGGTATGCGAAAGCGCGTCGCCCTGGCCCAGACCCTGGTGAACGAGCCGGAGATCCTGCTGATGGACGAGCCGTTCAGCGCCTTGGACGTGCAGACCCGCCAGCTGATGCAGGACGAGTTACTGCGCGTGTGGTCGGGCACGGGCACCGATCGCGGGCACAGCGCCGCGGTCGTCTTCGTCACCCACGACCTGGAGGAGGCGATCGCGCTCGCCGACCGTGTGGTGGTGATGACCGCGAGCCCCGCCACCGTGTGCGGTGATTTCCCGGTCACCCTGGACCGCCCGCGCGATGTCGAGGAGGTCCGCCTCACCGACGAGTTCCGCCGGCTGTACACCGAGATCTGGGGCACGCTGCGGGACCAGGTCGAGGCCGCTCGCGCGAGAGGAGCGCACCGTGTCGCCTGA
- a CDS encoding response regulator, whose protein sequence is MGTTDLTVLVVDDDFRVADLHAGIVSALPGFVVGATATTLAAARAAIAGAAFDLALVDVYLPDGAGLDLVREIDFDAMMLTAATEADTVRSALAAGALGYLVKPFDQAALAARLAGYARYRRLLAAPVVTARDIDAAIEALRPAGPAAPPAATASPTKDLVLQAVRGSASAMSAAEVAAATGVSRATAQRYLANLVATGALRMRLRYGSTGRPEQEYSATPRR, encoded by the coding sequence ATGGGCACAACCGATCTGACCGTCCTGGTCGTCGATGACGACTTCCGGGTGGCCGACCTGCACGCCGGAATCGTCTCGGCGCTACCGGGTTTCGTCGTGGGCGCGACGGCCACCACCCTGGCCGCCGCCCGCGCCGCGATCGCCGGTGCCGCTTTCGACCTGGCACTGGTCGACGTCTACCTGCCCGACGGTGCGGGCCTGGATCTGGTGCGCGAGATCGACTTCGACGCGATGATGCTCACCGCCGCGACGGAGGCCGACACGGTGCGGTCGGCCCTCGCCGCGGGTGCGCTGGGCTACCTGGTCAAGCCCTTCGATCAGGCCGCGCTCGCGGCGCGGCTGGCCGGATACGCGCGCTATCGCCGCCTGCTCGCCGCGCCGGTGGTCACCGCCCGCGACATCGACGCCGCCATCGAGGCACTGCGCCCCGCCGGACCGGCCGCGCCACCGGCAGCGACGGCGTCGCCCACCAAGGACCTTGTGCTGCAAGCGGTTCGGGGATCCGCGTCGGCGATGTCGGCCGCCGAGGTCGCCGCGGCGACCGGTGTCTCCCGCGCTACCGCGCAGCGCTATCTGGCGAACCTGGTCGCCACCGGCGCGCTGCGGATGCGATTGCGCTACGGCAGCACGGGGCGACCGGAACAGGAGTATTCCGCCACCCCCCGCCGGTGA
- a CDS encoding ABC transporter permease: MSPDTLTETAAAAPEVETETEERILARARGQARRARLRTWSLRLALIVLWLGSWELTATVWIDPFFYSKPSLIWQRIVEWFTEGTQFGSIWLQLVTTVAEAVLGFAIGAVAGVVLGVLLGRSRYWAEVLAPFIKALNAVPRIVLASLFIIWFGLGLESKVATVVVLTFFAVFFNAFTGAREVDGNVIDNARILGASQWQVLSQIVLPSATTWILSSLHTAFGFALIGAVVGEYAGASKGLGLLISNAQGTFDAAGIYAGMIIITVVALLAEWVIGMAEGRLLKWRPAQSQSAHEV; encoded by the coding sequence GTGTCGCCTGACACTCTCACCGAAACCGCCGCCGCCGCACCGGAAGTCGAGACGGAGACCGAGGAGCGGATCCTCGCCCGGGCCCGCGGCCAGGCTCGCCGCGCCCGGCTCCGGACCTGGAGTCTGCGGTTGGCGCTGATCGTGCTGTGGCTGGGCTCCTGGGAGCTGACGGCGACGGTGTGGATCGACCCGTTCTTCTATTCGAAGCCGTCGCTGATCTGGCAGCGCATCGTCGAATGGTTCACCGAGGGAACACAGTTCGGCTCGATCTGGCTACAGCTCGTCACGACCGTCGCGGAGGCCGTGCTGGGCTTCGCCATCGGTGCCGTGGCGGGCGTGGTGCTGGGTGTGCTGCTCGGCCGCAGCCGCTATTGGGCCGAGGTGCTGGCGCCGTTCATCAAGGCGCTCAATGCCGTTCCCCGCATCGTGCTGGCCTCACTGTTCATCATCTGGTTCGGGCTGGGCCTGGAGTCGAAGGTGGCGACGGTGGTGGTGCTGACCTTCTTCGCGGTGTTCTTCAACGCCTTCACCGGCGCCCGCGAGGTGGACGGCAACGTGATCGACAACGCCCGGATCCTGGGCGCGAGCCAGTGGCAGGTGCTGTCGCAGATCGTGCTGCCCAGCGCGACCACCTGGATCCTGTCCAGCCTGCACACCGCGTTCGGTTTCGCGCTGATCGGCGCGGTGGTCGGCGAGTACGCCGGTGCGAGCAAGGGCCTGGGCCTGCTGATCTCCAACGCGCAGGGCACTTTCGACGCGGCGGGCATCTACGCGGGCATGATCATCATCACGGTGGTGGCGCTGCTCGCCGAATGGGTCATCGGCATGGCGGAGGGGCGATTGCTGAAATGGCGTCCGGCGCAGTCACAGTCGGCACACGAGGTATGA